In the genome of Hevea brasiliensis isolate MT/VB/25A 57/8 chromosome 14, ASM3005281v1, whole genome shotgun sequence, the window ctcatgctttgaatcctttttacccatttttcttcttagcctcattttgaaccccatggccccattacatccctaaaaagacctttgatctcttgatagtacttgctacattagtggagataggagtagggaatttgcctatgggattggaaaactattcatctattcaattctatcattccatgttgagatactttggttatcaattgtcctagaattctttttgagcatgactatctcttttgatttgttggtttggggattttgaatgataattgacttgatggctaagcggtgaaagcttggataagcattagattctttgcattttgaaggatgggtatatggattgctggtatggctgaaggtgtgttaagttacttcaattggtaattttcatagctctttggataaggcaccccgaAAAATTTTGCAtcatattttaaagtttgcttgaggacaagcaaaagcttgagtttgggggtatttgatgcatacattttgcatagtcatttaggactaatttcataatcatttttatttgattattagtcatttttagctaatttcattagttaattagttagtttttcatagttgtcaattttgcattaatttgtaatttttactttgttttgtaggaaaaatggtgtttttgaaggactgaagagaattttgccattgaggagtgtcttctacagccaaagatgtcaaaaataggTTTTCAAGTTGAATTATGCATTGACCAagcgtgcataacttgccgcataagctatgcagtctgcataaggagaaagatcagttCGAAccaccgaaatgtgcataaggagacgcatagcctatgcacattctcgcctcccttatgcacattcacgaaattgtgcataacctatgcaccaagtcatgcgaccgcataagtgacccagaaccaGTAGAAAGCGCATAAGgatttgcataacttatgcagtccacttatgcagtcccataaagagttcattaatgagctggcagaagattccctcaattaattcctcctagaacatactattttagggctccatgtcagaaaaatgctatatatagtctcattttcccattttgagAAGGGAAcaaggagaaaagaagaagaggagaagagaggcagaatttgaggagtcattttcaccttccacaccatttttaaccaagatttgcagatttctttctttccttacacttttctacattcctagtgtttaatttcttacttcttagcttagattaaagctttatttccatttaaactcatcatatcttgtaagcattatggatagtgagtagtttacttttgattctggagtaagggttgtaatatttgagatattttgtggattttgattgggtaatccatattttgtggtcttaatgagttttattcatttcttgtatgctaaatgacatgcttagtgtaggatcccattaagtgatgttcttaatccatggttgaagcaccgaaaggagaaggccttgtgatagataatcaagaaattggacttaattaacttagacctagaaataggctaaggattaagaggattaacagattaattaaagaacttaatgggtcttaattaattctaactccacgaaagtaggattagtttgattaaggcactctttgtctcactcgaaagggaattcaaaggatttaagaattaatctccttaaaacccataaatttcataagattggataaccaatttaaaatcccaaaatagctcgaatatgaaatcccatcgcctttttaccattgttaatttctaatcgaatttaattacttgccattttaaatcttgccatatttgaacttgcttatttcaatttgatgcaattttagtttaattaatacattaatGCATAGAATATAAATtctgcacatatagatttcacatactccaatacccatcaatttattactttaatttcaaaaatagtccaAATTAGTTAGCATTTTTTATATCaagaattcaatcattaacacaactcctcgtgggatcgatgtcttttctatactacttgtacgacccgtgcacttgcggttgggacgcatcaataattaatatcactaaattaaaatttaacataaaatgaaatctcttttctttttaatataatttaaaatttatctaGTTTAGATATATGAGTTTTATCAAAAtattttgagtttgaaaaatCACATATTTAtctgaaaaatatattttaaatgaaatttaattaattttaagaattcaatctTTAAATACTGTGTGttccttttatttattaaaaaaaaaatctgcatAAATAAATGGGTTTAATCAAAACCAAATACTTTTGGAGTGAAAGAAGGGGCATTAAGGTAATGTGGCGGGAAAGGGCACTAAGGTAAAATGGCTGATGTCATATAAAATCTGGCACCCCACACAGGATTTAACAGAAAGTTAAGGATTCGGAAGAAAAAAGGAATGGCTATTGGCGGTAACTGCATTTCCCTGTCTTCCGTTTTCTCATGCCCATATGAAAACGAAGTGCTCTTGATAAGAAAGAAACCCACTTGCAAATTCTTGCTTTCCAAGAATTTCTTCAAAATGGGCAGGATCAATTGTAAGCTATCAGATAGTGGAATCCAAAAAAAACCCGCTACAAAAGATGTGTCATTGAGCTCAAGGAACAGGATGGAAGACTACAATATAGCCATGAAAAGGATGATGAGGAACCCATATGAGTACCACCATGATCTTGGTTAGTTTATTCTACCAAAGCTTTGTTCTTGATGGTTATGTTTCATTGCCCctcggaattttttttttttttttttttttttactttttcgaCTTTTTTTCTTCCTTTGATATGATAACTTTTCTGGAGAAACATTGCCTTGGTTTTAATCATTTCCGATTATAATTTTGGTTGCATTTCTATAGCAATCTGATAGAACTCAATATTTATGGTTTTCAGTCTTAATTATGTGGTAGAGGACGCTGTAATAATAATTGGGCAATGGAAGATCTTATTAGGGCTATTTTAGAATATTTGGTCTGTGTTATAATCCATTTGCATTGGAAGTGCTGAAGGAGCCTCTAGTTTATTTATTTATGCTGGATCTGGATCTAGGTAGAAtccttttgaattttctttttattttatattatctgaTATGGCTTCCAGATTACAATCCCTAACATGGGTAAAAGGATATACCTTTCTGTGAACTTTTTTCATGTTTTATGCTTTCAATGGATTTGACCCCTTTCTGGAAGGTGGTGCAAGTGTAAACACCAAGttcttgttaaaaaaaaaaaaagtgaaacttTTGGTAAGATCACAGGGTTTTACAAGTCAATGGTATTAACTCCCTCTGGATATTTAATTAGGTCTGCTCTATACATAGAAATCTAAACCATTTGGAAAACTTTTTGGATTTGACCATTATCATTCCTGTTTTGCACCCTCTTTATCCAGCTATTGTGTGCATAGAACCCAATTAACTTgtaatgttttatttgttttattaagATCCTTCAACTTTCCTGGCTTCAGGTATGAACTACACACTGATAACCAATAGTTTGATCGTGGGCTCCCAGCCTCAAAAACCTGAAGACATCGATCATCTGAAACATGAAGAGAATGTGGCGTACATTCTAAATTTGCAGCAGGACAAGGACGTTGAGTATTGGGGCATTGACTTGCAGGCTATAATAAAAAGATGTCAAGAACTTGGAATTCGTCATATGAGGCGGCCTGTAAGGAAACATTAGTCATTCGAAACATATAAAATACTCCAAATTTGGATGAATTCTTATTTCTTGAGCTTTCTTAGTTTTGTGTATATGATTATATTCTATGTTCTGCCAATTATTTTGTTGGTGATAAGTGAATGAATTtggttatttattttctttattcagGCCAAAGATTTTGATCCAGATTCCTTGAGAAGTATGTTACCTAAGGCTGTTTCATCATTGGAGTGGGCCATTTCTGAGGGGAAAGGCAGAGTGTATGTGCACTGTACTGCTGGACTGGGAAGGGCCCCTGCTGTTGCAATTGCTTACTTGTTCTGGTTTCAGGGCATGAATGTCAGTTCTCAACTCTTCTTTCATTACTTTTCTGCTAATTATATCAATGCACTTCTTGTCTTATAAGGAAATTTAAACTGCTGTAAGCTTATTATTCTATTCCCTTGTCATGATTGTTTTCCATTTGTCTAGCTAACTGATTCTCGATCTGCAACATATACTTTCTTATTAACATTTATGGTTATGGAACAGCTGAACACAGCATATGATAAACTAACTTCAAAGCGACCTTGTGGACCCAATAAGAGATCAATACGAGGAGCAACATATGATCTTGCCAAGAATGATCCGTGGAAGGAGCCATTTGATAATCTCCCAGAACATGCTTTTGAAGATATAGCAGATTGGGAGAGGAACTTGATTCATGCGCGTGTTCATTCTCTTCGTGGAACTTGAACATTTAGGTAAGCATTTGTTGATTGTCATCTTGCGTGACACTACAATTGAAAACTTCTTGATTCTTGGATCTGATTTTTCCTGAGGATTTTTCACCtcaaattagtaaatatatcgatCAATGAATCAGCATGCTAACTGTTCTCCATTACACCATAGAAGTGGTAAACAATTCCTTTCTGATGATTTAATTTGGTATTTTCATTACTAATCATTGAACTCCAACAGAAAAAAATTTAAGCCAATTATCTTTAacgccaagaaaacaaaagagtaAACCATGACTATTACACAAAGATACTGCTTAAATCTATTAGTTCTACATTTCAATTCTTATTTATGACCGACTATCACAGTCATGAGCTTTAACATGTTTTATGCTAGTATTTTCTGGACTTTCGCTGCAGCTACAAGTTATCTTAGGCACCAAAATCCTATATAGGAAATACAATGGAAAGCAATTAAATCAAACGTATCGCTTCTTGTACCAACTTCTCCAGCTCATTAGTTCTTATTTCATTTCAATGTTTGGATACTACTTTGTTGTACGCCACCATGCAAGTTATCTCAGGCGCCAAAATCCCACATAGGAAATACAATGGAAAGCAATAAAATCAAACATATAGCTTCTCATACCAACATCTCTAGTTCATTAGTTCTTATTTCATTTCAATGTTTGGATACTACTTTGT includes:
- the LOC131172605 gene encoding phosphoglucan phosphatase LSF2, chloroplastic-like produces the protein MAIGGNCISLSSVFSCPYENEVLLIRKKPTCKFLLSKNFFKMGRINCKLSDSGIQKKPATKDVSLSSRNRMEDYNIAMKRMMRNPYEYHHDLGMNYTLITNSLIVGSQPQKPEDIDHLKHEENVAYILNLQQDKDVEYWGIDLQAIIKRCQELGIRHMRRPAKDFDPDSLRSMLPKAVSSLEWAISEGKGRVYVHCTAGLGRAPAVAIAYLFWFQGMNLNTAYDKLTSKRPCGPNKRSIRGATYDLAKNDPWKEPFDNLPEHAFEDIADWERNLIHARVHSLRGT